A window of the Vicugna pacos chromosome 32, VicPac4, whole genome shotgun sequence genome harbors these coding sequences:
- the POP5 gene encoding ribonuclease P/MRP protein subunit POP5 produces MVRFKHRYLLCEVVSDDPRCRLSLEDRVLGCLVRDTIARVHGTFGAAACSIGFAVRYLNAYTGVVLLRCRKEFYRLVWSALPFITCLENKGQRYPCFLNTLHVGGTIRTCQKFLIQYNRRQLLILLQNCTDEGEREAIQKSVTRSCFLEEESAGEELSDSGGEEAAGAME; encoded by the exons ATGGTGCGGTTCAAACACAG GTACCTGCTCTGCGAAGTGGTGTCTGACGACCCCCGCTGCCGCCTGAGTCTGGAGGACCGAGTGCTGGGCTGCCTGGTACGGGACACGATCGCCCGCGTGCACGGCACTTTCGGCGCGGCTGCGTGCTCCATCGGCTTCGCAG TGCGATACCTCAATGCCTATACCGGAGTAGTGCTACTTCGATGCCGAAAGGAATTCTACCGACTTGTATGGTCAGCTCTTCCCTTCATCACATGCTTGGAGAACAAAGGACAGCGTTACCCGTGTTTCCTCAACACCTTACATGTCGGAG GTACAATTAGAACATGTCAGAAGTTCCTGATTCAGTACAACAGGAGACAGCTGTTGATCTTGTTGCAGAACTGCACTGATGAAG GAGAGCGGGAAGCTATCCAGAAGTCTGTCACAAGAAGCTGTTTCCTGGAGGAGGAATCGGCTGGGGAGGAGCTTTCAGATAGTGGTGGTGAGGAGGCTGCTGGGGCAATGGAGTGA